The following coding sequences are from one Culex quinquefasciatus strain JHB chromosome 1, VPISU_Cqui_1.0_pri_paternal, whole genome shotgun sequence window:
- the LOC6047025 gene encoding protein mab-21-like, producing the protein MLVPPEMIAVQSKTIFQINKYYAEKVQMRMGNVARVIREICKIVQEILREVEVQEPRFISSLVECNGRFEGIEVISPTSFEVVLYLNQMGVFNFVDDGSLPGAAVLKLSDGRKRSMSLWVEFITASGYLSARKIRSRFHTLVAQAVEKCPYRDMVKLVPDTTEVKLKIRERYIVQITPAFKCTGIWPRSAAHWPIPHIPWPHPALVAEVKSEGFDLLSKESVILQGKNANIEGDAWILHFTEAENRLLQGGFRKRCLSILKTLCDRHLDLPGVPLSYYHLKTLLLYECEKHPREAEWDANCIGDRLNGIFLQLISCLQNRRCPHYFLPSLDLFKGKSPTALDNASKHVWKLCRDILTSSKAFDRL; encoded by the exons ATGTTGGTTCCGCCGGAAATGATTGCGGTCCAGTCGAAGACCATCTTCCAGATCAATAAGTACTACGCCGAGAAGGTGCAGATGCGGATGGGCAACGTGGCCCGGGTCATCCGGGAGATTTGCAAGATCGTGCAGGAGATTCTACGGGAGGTGGAGGTGCAGGAGCCGAGGTTCATCAGCAGTCTGGTGGAGTGCAATGGAAG GTTCGAGGGCATCGAGGTCATCTCGCCCACGTCCTTCGAGGTGGTGCTCTACCTGAACCAGATGGGCGTGTTCAACTTCGTGGACGACGGATCGCTGCCCGGCGCAGCCGTCCTCAAGCTCAGCGATGGCCGCAAACGGTCAATGTCCCTGTGGGTCGAGTTCATTACCGCGTCCGGCTATCTCTCCGCCCGAAAGATCCGCTCCCGCTTTCACACACTGGTCGCCCAGGCCGTGGAAAAGTGTCCCTATCGGGACATGGTCAAACTGGTCCCGGACACGACCGAGGTCAAGCTGAAGATTAGAGAGAGGTACATCGTGCAGATTACACCGGCGTTCAAGTGTACCGGCATTTGGCCCCGGTCGGCGGCACACTGGCCAATTCCGCACATCCCGTGGCCACATCCGGCGCTCGTTGCCGAAGTCAAGTCCGAGGGGTTCGACCTGCTGTCCAAGGAGAGCGTAATTCTGCAGGGCAAGAACGCCAACATCGAGGGGGACGCCTGGATTCTGCACTTTACCGAGGCCGAGAATCGCCTGCTGCAGGGCGGCTTCCGGAAGCGTTGCCTGAGCATCCTGAAGACGCTGTGCGATCGGCACCTGGACCTGCCGGGAGTCCCGCTGTCGTACTACCACCTGAAGACGCTGCTGCTGTACGAGTGCGAGAAGCACCCGCGGGAAGCGGAGTGGGATGCCAACTGTATTGGGGATCGGCTGAACGGGATCTTTTTGCAGTTGATTTCGTGTCTGCAGAATCGGCGCTGTCCGCACTACTTCCTGCCCAGTTTGGATCTGTTCAAGGGAAAATCGCCGACGGCACTGGATAATGCTTCGAAACACGTGTGGAAGCTGTGTCGGGACATTTTGACCAGCAGTAAGGCGTTTGATAGGTTGTAA